From a single Apium graveolens cultivar Ventura chromosome 2, ASM990537v1, whole genome shotgun sequence genomic region:
- the LOC141707377 gene encoding glucan endo-1,3-beta-glucosidase 8-like produces the protein MAETRFPRYLFLKTMLVVCIMGVISNGSSVGVNWGTMTSHQLPPEQVVQMLKENVIEKVKLFEADPKIMEALKGTNIQVMLALPNFMLMQLSQDSSVAVSWVEENVTNYFYPGGVDIKYVAVGNEPFLQTYNATYLPYTLPALKNVQEALNHAGFGSQIKATVPFNADIYYSPESNPVPSAGDFRPEIRDLTIEIIQYLYANDAPFTVNIYPFLSLYGNNYFPLDYAFFDGLNKPVRDGGYAYTNVFDANFDTLVWSLKKAGYPELKIIVGEVGWPTDGDKHANADSAKRFNQGLIQHALSGNGTPARKGVIDVYLFSLVDEDTKSIAPGFFERHWGIFEFDGKPKYELDLSGAEQNKGLIPVEGVRYMPKKWCVLNPHVKELDDLASNVDYACSLSDCTALGYGSSCNHLSRKQNASYAFNMYYQFKNQNGWDCDFSGLATLTDEDPSDDKCRFPIMIAYGSSIILLHRKIWYILLAILEGIIVFLLIVS, from the exons ATGGCAGAAACAAGATTTCCAAGATATCTTTTCTTGAAAACAATGCTTGTGGTCTGTATAATGGGAGTGATTTCAAACGGGTCAAGTGTGGGAGTGAACTGGGGTACAATGACAAGCCATCAGCTTCCGCCAGAGCAGGTAGTTCAAATGTTGAAGGAGAATGTTATCGAAAAAGTTAAGCTTTTCGAGGCAGACCCAAAGATCATGGAAGCTTTAAAAGGCACAAATATTCAAGTCATGTTGGCTCTTCCAAATTTCATGCTAATGCAGTTGAGTCAAGACTCTAGTGTTGCAGTTTCTTGGGTGGAAGAGAATGTCACAAATTATTTTTACCCTGGTGGAGTAGATATCAA GTATGTTGCGGTTGGCAATGAACCTTTCCTTCAAACCTACAATGCAACATATCTACCATACACATTACCAGCCCTCAAGAATGTGCAGGAAGCCCTTAACCATGCCGGGTTCGGATCGCAGATAAAAGCAACAGTTCCCTTCAATGCTGACATCTATTACTCCCCAGAGTCAAACCCAGTCCCTTCTGCTGGTGACTTCAGGCCAGAAATCCGTGATCTCACTATTGAAATAATTCAGTACCTCTATGCAAATGATGCCCCTTTCACTGTTAATATATACCCATTTCTCAGTCTCTACGGCAACAATTATTTCCCTCTGGATTATGCCTTTTTTGATGGATTAAACAAGCCTGTCAGAGATGGGGGATATGCCTACACCAATGTGTTTGATGCAAATTTCGATACTCTTGTCTGGTCTTTAAAGAAAGCTGGATATCCCGAGTTGAAAATCATAGTTGGAGAAGTTGGATGGCCAACTGATGGAGATAAGCATGCTAATGCAGATAGTGCAAAGAGATTTAACCAAGGATTGATTCAGCATGCCTTGAGTGGAAATGGAACTCCAGCTCGAAAAGGTGTTATAGATGTGTATCTTTTTAGCCTTGTCGACGAGGACACTAAGAGCATTGCACCAGGCTTCTTTGAGAGGCATTGGGGCATATTTGAGTTTGATGGTAAACCAAAATACGAATTAGATCTATCGGGTGCTGAACAAAACAAAGGATTAATACCGGTGGAAGGTGTTCGTTATATGCCTAAAAAATGGTGTGTTTTGAACCCTCATGTTAAGGAACTGGATGACTTGGCTAGTAATGTAGATTATGCTTGTAGTCTCTCAGATTGCACTGCTTTGGGATATGGATCTTCCTGCAATCATCTAAGTCGTAAACAGAATGCGTCTTATGCATTTAACATGTACTACCAGTTCAAGAACCAGAATGGCTGGGACTGCGATTTCTCAGGATTGGCAACATTGACAGATGAAGATCCATCAGACGATAAGTGCAGATTTCCAATAATGATTGCTTACGGTTCATCAATAATTCTGCTACACAGAAAGATATGGTATATATTATTGGCAATTCTCGAGGGAATTATAGTTTTTCTGCTAATTGTATCCTAA
- the LOC141707378 gene encoding putative wall-associated receptor kinase-like 16 isoform X2 codes for MYNIRMMFVWLLLPLLPQITINFVQSATSGAPAPAPVLAVLPAYEIAKPNCRSTCGSLVVPYPFGTTKGCYLEKKGSLGKMDYFFINCTDDTPNLRGGNLQVHNISLDDGHVHILSKVSRACYNESGYRIGGKQYRLQVANFRVNSARNKFTVIGCSTLALITGSLDRNYTTGCASLCDGGVESSETGTCSGIGCCQTSLPKDLIEFDGKSFPVMLDWTVGKETCAMAMKNKSSYACVAPDSTCTDSAYGDGTGYRCNCPSGFQGNPYLINGCIDIDLCATSNPCQPTQTCINLPGSYRCKTSRSAASGIAIGVSTSLLILVVGSTWIYWLLAKRKHIKQKDKFFAQNGGFMLREELSKDSDLAETARLFTEEDLKKATSNYDETGIIGRGGYGTVYKGVLSPNNRAVAIKKSKLSDQSQISQFINEVIILSRINHINVVKLIGCCLETEVPLLVYEFVNNGTLSDHIHGKDVGTFLSWESCLQIAAEIAGAVAYLHSAASPPIIHRDIKSTNILLDENFMAKVADFGASKVVPRDHAEIATLVQGTFGYMDPEYFHSSELTEKSDVYSFGVLLAELITGEPAVSFDRPEKDRSLAAYFISSVRTGNGMPSIIQKNLVHEEKNIQQIKQVAMLAARCLKVTGDKRPSMKEVAMELEGLKTMVEHPWVDKDSTSDHNETEYLLNESVLSDAIGSTSFGFSSIVGFDNTSIEMTRKVQFR; via the exons ATGTATAATATAAGAATGATGTTTGTCTGGTTATTGCTCCCTTTGTTACCTCAAATTACTATCAATTTCGTACAATCAGCAACATCAGGAGCACCCGCACCCGCACCAGTACTAGCAGTGCTACCAGCATATGAAATTGCCAAGCCTAACTGCCGTTCCACATGCGGTAGCCTTGTTGTTCCATACCCTTTTGGCACAACCAAAGGCTGCTATCTTGAAAAAAAAGGTTCCCTGGGTAAGATGGATTATTTCTTTATCAACTGCACTGATGACACGCCTAACCTTAGAGGAGGTAATTTACAAGTACATAACATATCACTTGATGATGGTCATGTTCACATTTTATCTAAGGTAAGTCGGGCCTGCTACAATGAATCAGGGTACCGCATAGGTGGCAAGCAGTATCGGCTTCAAGTAGCAAATTTTCGAGTGAATAGTGCCCGCAATAAGTTCACTGTCATCGGATGTTCTACTTTAGCACTAATAACAGGTTCTCTAGATCGAAACTACACTACTGGTTGTGCCTCACTATGTGATGGTGGCGTTGAAAGCTCAGAAACTGGCACATGCTCCGGCATTGGGTGTTGTCAAACTTCTCTCCCAAAAG acttgattgAATTTGATGGCAAGTCATTCCCAGTTATGCTTGATTGGACCGTTGGAAAGGAAACATGTGCCATGGCAATGAAAAACAAATCAAGCTATGCATGTGTTGCACCAGATAGCACTTGCACTGATTCAGCCTATGGTGATGGCACAGGGTACCGCTGCAATTGCCCCTCTGGCTTTCAAGGAAACCCTTACTTAATTAATGGTTGCATAG ATATTGACTTATGCGCAACTTCAAATCCATGTCAACCTACTCAAACATGTATAAACCTGCCTGGAAGCTACCGATGTAAAACAAGTCGTTCCGCTGCATCTGGCATCGCAATAG GTGTGAGCACGAGCCTGCTCATTTTAGTTGTGGGGAGTACTTGGATATACTGGTTGCTGGCAAAAAGAAAGCATATCAAACAGAAAGACAAGTTTTTTGCGCAAAATGGTGGATTTATGCTCCGAGAAGAGCTCTCCAAAGACAGTGACTTAGCCGAAACAGCCAGACTCTTTACTGAAGAAGATCTCAAAAAGGCCACAAGTAATTATGATGAAACTGGAATCATTGGCCGAGGTGGCTATGGAACAGTTTATAAAGGAGTACTATCACCGAATAATAGAGCAGTTGCTATCAAGAAGTCCAAATTAAGCGATCAAAGCCAGATTTCACAATTTATCAATGAGGTGATCATTCTTTCCAGGATCAACCACATCAACGTGGTAAAACTAATAGGTTGTTGTTTGGAGACAGAAGTCCCCTTGTTAGTTTATGAGTTTGTTAATAATGGTACACTCTCAGATCATATTCATGGTAAAGATGTTGGCACCTTTCTTTCATGGGAATCTTGCTTACAAATAGCTGCAGAAATAGCTGGAGCAGTTGCTTACTTACATTCTGCAGCTTCTCCACCAATCATTCATCGAGATATCAAAAGCACCAACATACTACTTGACGAAAATTTCATGGCAAAAGTTGCCGATTTTGGGGCCTCAAAAGTAGTGCCTCGAGATCACGCTGAAATAGCTACTTTAGTGCAAGGAACATTTGGATATATGGATCCAGAGTACTTCCATTCAAGCGAACTAACTGAGAAGAGTGATGTTTACAGTTTTGGTGTGCTTTTAGCAGAGCTTATCACAGGAGAGCCTGCAGTATCCTTCGACAGACCAGAAAAAGATAGAAGTCTAGCAGCATACTTTATATCTTCGGTTAGGACTGGCAATGGAATGCCTAGTATCATTCAGAAAAATTTAGTTCATGAGGAGAAGAACATTCAGCAGATTAAGCAAGTAGCTATGCTGGCAGCAAGGTGTTTAAAAGTGACGGGAGACAAAAGACCAAGTATGAAGGAAGTAGCAATGGAGCTAGAGGGTTTAAAAACAATGGTTGAGCATCCATGGGTAGACAAAGACTCGACTAGTGATCATAATGAGACTGAGTACTTGCTCAACGAGAGTGTGCTTTCAGACGCCATTGGCAGCACTAGTTTTGGTTTTAGTTCAATAGTTGGATTCGATAACACTAGTATCGAAATGACGAGGAAAGTACAGTTTAGGTGA
- the LOC141707378 gene encoding putative wall-associated receptor kinase-like 16 isoform X1 — MYNIRMMFVWLLLPLLPQITINFVQSATSGAPAPAPVLAVLPAYEIAKPNCRSTCGSLVVPYPFGTTKGCYLEKKGSLGKMDYFFINCTDDTPNLRGGNLQVHNISLDDGHVHILSKVSRACYNESGYRIGGKQYRLQVANFRVNSARNKFTVIGCSTLALITGSLDRNYTTGCASLCDGGVESSETGTCSGIGCCQTSLPKGTRDFKVSFQRVNNSASAKILCSSAFVVDQDLYNFSSTDLIEFDGKSFPVMLDWTVGKETCAMAMKNKSSYACVAPDSTCTDSAYGDGTGYRCNCPSGFQGNPYLINGCIDIDLCATSNPCQPTQTCINLPGSYRCKTSRSAASGIAIGVSTSLLILVVGSTWIYWLLAKRKHIKQKDKFFAQNGGFMLREELSKDSDLAETARLFTEEDLKKATSNYDETGIIGRGGYGTVYKGVLSPNNRAVAIKKSKLSDQSQISQFINEVIILSRINHINVVKLIGCCLETEVPLLVYEFVNNGTLSDHIHGKDVGTFLSWESCLQIAAEIAGAVAYLHSAASPPIIHRDIKSTNILLDENFMAKVADFGASKVVPRDHAEIATLVQGTFGYMDPEYFHSSELTEKSDVYSFGVLLAELITGEPAVSFDRPEKDRSLAAYFISSVRTGNGMPSIIQKNLVHEEKNIQQIKQVAMLAARCLKVTGDKRPSMKEVAMELEGLKTMVEHPWVDKDSTSDHNETEYLLNESVLSDAIGSTSFGFSSIVGFDNTSIEMTRKVQFR; from the exons ATGTATAATATAAGAATGATGTTTGTCTGGTTATTGCTCCCTTTGTTACCTCAAATTACTATCAATTTCGTACAATCAGCAACATCAGGAGCACCCGCACCCGCACCAGTACTAGCAGTGCTACCAGCATATGAAATTGCCAAGCCTAACTGCCGTTCCACATGCGGTAGCCTTGTTGTTCCATACCCTTTTGGCACAACCAAAGGCTGCTATCTTGAAAAAAAAGGTTCCCTGGGTAAGATGGATTATTTCTTTATCAACTGCACTGATGACACGCCTAACCTTAGAGGAGGTAATTTACAAGTACATAACATATCACTTGATGATGGTCATGTTCACATTTTATCTAAGGTAAGTCGGGCCTGCTACAATGAATCAGGGTACCGCATAGGTGGCAAGCAGTATCGGCTTCAAGTAGCAAATTTTCGAGTGAATAGTGCCCGCAATAAGTTCACTGTCATCGGATGTTCTACTTTAGCACTAATAACAGGTTCTCTAGATCGAAACTACACTACTGGTTGTGCCTCACTATGTGATGGTGGCGTTGAAAGCTCAGAAACTGGCACATGCTCCGGCATTGGGTGTTGTCAAACTTCTCTCCCAAAAGGTACACGGGATTTTAAAGTGAGTTTTCAAAGAGTTAACAATTCAGCATCAGCAAAGATTCTATGTAGCTCGGCTTTTGTTGTTGATCAAGATCTTTACAACTTctcttctacagacttgattgAATTTGATGGCAAGTCATTCCCAGTTATGCTTGATTGGACCGTTGGAAAGGAAACATGTGCCATGGCAATGAAAAACAAATCAAGCTATGCATGTGTTGCACCAGATAGCACTTGCACTGATTCAGCCTATGGTGATGGCACAGGGTACCGCTGCAATTGCCCCTCTGGCTTTCAAGGAAACCCTTACTTAATTAATGGTTGCATAG ATATTGACTTATGCGCAACTTCAAATCCATGTCAACCTACTCAAACATGTATAAACCTGCCTGGAAGCTACCGATGTAAAACAAGTCGTTCCGCTGCATCTGGCATCGCAATAG GTGTGAGCACGAGCCTGCTCATTTTAGTTGTGGGGAGTACTTGGATATACTGGTTGCTGGCAAAAAGAAAGCATATCAAACAGAAAGACAAGTTTTTTGCGCAAAATGGTGGATTTATGCTCCGAGAAGAGCTCTCCAAAGACAGTGACTTAGCCGAAACAGCCAGACTCTTTACTGAAGAAGATCTCAAAAAGGCCACAAGTAATTATGATGAAACTGGAATCATTGGCCGAGGTGGCTATGGAACAGTTTATAAAGGAGTACTATCACCGAATAATAGAGCAGTTGCTATCAAGAAGTCCAAATTAAGCGATCAAAGCCAGATTTCACAATTTATCAATGAGGTGATCATTCTTTCCAGGATCAACCACATCAACGTGGTAAAACTAATAGGTTGTTGTTTGGAGACAGAAGTCCCCTTGTTAGTTTATGAGTTTGTTAATAATGGTACACTCTCAGATCATATTCATGGTAAAGATGTTGGCACCTTTCTTTCATGGGAATCTTGCTTACAAATAGCTGCAGAAATAGCTGGAGCAGTTGCTTACTTACATTCTGCAGCTTCTCCACCAATCATTCATCGAGATATCAAAAGCACCAACATACTACTTGACGAAAATTTCATGGCAAAAGTTGCCGATTTTGGGGCCTCAAAAGTAGTGCCTCGAGATCACGCTGAAATAGCTACTTTAGTGCAAGGAACATTTGGATATATGGATCCAGAGTACTTCCATTCAAGCGAACTAACTGAGAAGAGTGATGTTTACAGTTTTGGTGTGCTTTTAGCAGAGCTTATCACAGGAGAGCCTGCAGTATCCTTCGACAGACCAGAAAAAGATAGAAGTCTAGCAGCATACTTTATATCTTCGGTTAGGACTGGCAATGGAATGCCTAGTATCATTCAGAAAAATTTAGTTCATGAGGAGAAGAACATTCAGCAGATTAAGCAAGTAGCTATGCTGGCAGCAAGGTGTTTAAAAGTGACGGGAGACAAAAGACCAAGTATGAAGGAAGTAGCAATGGAGCTAGAGGGTTTAAAAACAATGGTTGAGCATCCATGGGTAGACAAAGACTCGACTAGTGATCATAATGAGACTGAGTACTTGCTCAACGAGAGTGTGCTTTCAGACGCCATTGGCAGCACTAGTTTTGGTTTTAGTTCAATAGTTGGATTCGATAACACTAGTATCGAAATGACGAGGAAAGTACAGTTTAGGTGA